TGTATGATAATATTACATACAGAGTAAATATATAGCAATATTTTTAGTACtgtatttataaatacaattaCCAATTACAGATACCTATTTCTCTGAAAATGCTTTATTGCCAGGATTGGTTACTACTGAAAGTAATTTGGAACAAACAGCAAAACAGTATTATTACGAGTTGATTCACGAAATGAAACGTTATCCCGATACAATGCCATATGCTTGGCTAACAGCTAAATTAAATCAGCTCCAATTAGATGTCTACATACATAATTTCTCATTAATATACCCATTTCAGGAACAGAAGGTAAATCAAAAATAAGTATTCTATAGAATCTATGgcatataaattaaaatttaaaattatgTGCATCTTCTTCATGAGTTGTGATGTgaaaaacagttattttatagTTTACAGGGCAAAATATATATGGAATTATAAGAGCTCCAAGAGCAGCCAGTACAGAGGCAATTATAGTCAGTGCTCCTTTTAGACCTGTAAATAGCATTTATTTAGATACTGCACCCTCTGTTGCTCTACTTCTtgcatttgccaaattctgtagGAGTAAGTCATTTTAATGTTACAAGATAAACACAACAGTTGTGTGTTCTAAATTCTTCTATTTTAGAACAAAAGTATTGGGCGAAGGATATTATATTCCTAATAACAGAACATGAACAGTTAGGAATACAAGCTTGGTTAGATGCATATCATGGAGTTACAAGTGGTGATAAAGGTGTACTTATACCTGGAGATCTTGCAGGTCGAGCTGGCTCCATTCAAGCTGCTATTAATTTAGAATTACATTCAATGAAAATTTCATCTATCGATGTTAAAGTATGTTTTATGTATTTACTTAATTATTTTTGTTGAAATATTCTcttgaatatataaatatgcttTTATTGTCAAATTAATGCACAGGTTGAAGGTTTGAATGGACAACTGCCTAACTTGGATCTTTTTAATTTAGCACAGAATATGATTGCTAAAGGAGGAATAAGACACTCGGTTCAGAAACGTTTTGATGTTAAATAcaaaaacaaattaaaaaactggCGTTATCATTTTAATACACTTCTTATGATGATAGGTACTCAGGCTACTGGAATTCCCACTGGTAATCACGGACTTTTTCATAGGTATTTAAAGAAATATTAACTGCACGATGtgtttgaatattttaatataatttaatgatATTTAATGTTATTAAAGATTTGGGATTGAAGCAATTACTTTGGAAGGTTTTGAGAAACGTGGACAACAAAATTCAGACGAAAATTTCTATCAAGTAGGTCGTGTAGTGGAAAGTATAATTCGATCATTGAATAATTTACTTGAACGATTTCATCAGTCGTACTTTTTCTATCTATTACCATCAACCGATACATATATTTCTATTGGTAAGTACAAATTTATGTTAAAAaagtttttaaatataaatgaattgaattattaaCTTTAGGACTTTATATACGGTGTTTGGTTCTAATTATTGCTGGAGTGTTTATAAAAGCATTTGCCATCTGGCAGAGACTTCAGATGTCTCCTGTAGAAGATAAAAAGAATGTTACTACGATGCAATCAAAGGTTAGTTAAGTTCATTACGTTTATATTATGCATATTATTTATCGCTAATAttgtaaattttatagaaaGATGGATTTGATATTGGAATTATAACTTCAGAAATATTATGGGCTCATATTTTTGGAGTCATAATCGCTTCATCGCCTAGTGCACTAACGTATATTGGTAAAAAAATGTGGAATCTTCGTACGGAAGATTCTATATATTTTGGATTTGCGGCTATAACTGTAATAAGTTTAATGTGGCCATTGTATCCTAAAAGGTAATTTAAACACTCGATAGAATATTAACTCTTGAGTTTGCATCATTACAAGTTATATGTATTTTGgataataatatgttataattatttttagacaaatgaaatataaaaatgcaGCTTTAATTTGTGTAATTTCATCAGTGGAATTAGCCACTGTGTTAATGTGTATAGCTATGCACAATTTTTCTTTAGCTCTCGTTACCGCTATTGTTTATGTACCTGTGATTTTACCAATTATACCAAAACAAAAATCTAGCAGCAAGTAAGAATATTTTTAATGAACGTTTTTCGATAACCTTTTTTGCTAATACAAATTTACTTGTTCCAAATTATATGACATTATCTTTGtgtattataattttgtttcagatGTCGCAGCATACTTTCATTTCTTTGGTTACTCTTACATCCGTTTGTGACCTCAAATATTCTTATATTGTGTTACACATATGCAAACTTTTCTACGGATCCATTTCTTTCGATATTGTTTCGTGGCTACCGTGCTACAAAGCAAGCATATGTCTTTAGTATTATGGATTCGATGATATACGGGAACTGGTTTTATAATGTAACAATTACTACAATATTCCCCATTTGGATCCTATTTTGGAATATCTTGTGTACAAACAGTGTGATATCTACGTAATATGCCTGAATTacattttattcttatttaaataattactacaatttttgtattattattggtATGAGGAGGAGGGAAATAGAGATATACCTACGAAAGTACGTAATTCAGTTCCAAGTATGTATTCCGGGTAATCGAAGTTCTActgtatttgaaaatatttttgagTGCAGAGATTTTGCACATCCTCTACATCTGTACAATGCAAAAGGTTGATTTACTATTGCAAATATAAAGAATACAGTTAAAGGGGCTCGGGTAATCAAGTGACTACGGAGTCAGCAGGTCGATATCTGGCTGTGCAGATTTCGTTACAGAAATGGTATTATCCAGAGATGTGTAGTTGTTTGATAAATACGAGATGGAAAACACGCTGGTGTTTTCTATTAGGAATGCAAAAAGAACTCTATTCGAATAGAAATATTTTCCGGATCGAGAAATGCAGTGACATCTTCTTATAACTTTTAAACCATTAGAGGTATTGGAATGAAATTTtcactaaaaatatttaaaaaataatcattcTTAACTTTAGGTAATTAAatatttgtctgcatttgttaaacaataatttttaattatttttgattGATTTTTAATTCATTTTTGATTACACATACATATAGTATGTAtgtgaaatataaaaaaatacgatcatgaataaataataattttcgaaacgttaaacttcttgaaacatattgttaaatatgtattttaaatatttatttaattatatggcgtagaagtcaaaattatactagtgttagaatactttcgttacccactGCAAATACTGTGGTGAGATTTTTTTCgcgaaatatatcacagtttggtgatcaTTATCCACAGGAATATATAAAagaaaaacagaacattgaagcAACGATTAACCACCAATATTCTACTGTACGTGAAGGAGCTTCGAAAGCAACAAATTTCcaaatttttttcaaatttttgaaaattctGTACATAATTAgtaaagatattattataaaagtattcgaaatatttaaaaataatttaatactaCTTACACAGCACTTAAGTCTAAAAGATTTGA
The window above is part of the Megalopta genalis isolate 19385.01 chromosome 2, iyMegGena1_principal, whole genome shotgun sequence genome. Proteins encoded here:
- the GAA1 gene encoding glycosylphosphatidylinositol anchor attachment 1, with amino-acid sequence MSLLTDPRAGSGKIIKFLLKWERPLCFLLYISGIIWLLLLALPAFNDNTYFSENALLPGLVTTESNLEQTAKQYYYELIHEMKRYPDTMPYAWLTAKLNQLQLDVYIHNFSLIYPFQEQKFTGQNIYGIIRAPRAASTEAIIVSAPFRPVNSIYLDTAPSVALLLAFAKFCRKQKYWAKDIIFLITEHEQLGIQAWLDAYHGVTSGDKGVLIPGDLAGRAGSIQAAINLELHSMKISSIDVKVEGLNGQLPNLDLFNLAQNMIAKGGIRHSVQKRFDVKYKNKLKNWRYHFNTLLMMIGTQATGIPTGNHGLFHRFGIEAITLEGFEKRGQQNSDENFYQVGRVVESIIRSLNNLLERFHQSYFFYLLPSTDTYISIGLYIRCLVLIIAGVFIKAFAIWQRLQMSPVEDKKNVTTMQSKKDGFDIGIITSEILWAHIFGVIIASSPSALTYIGKKMWNLRTEDSIYFGFAAITVISLMWPLYPKRQMKYKNAALICVISSVELATVLMCIAMHNFSLALVTAIVYVPVILPIIPKQKSSSKCRSILSFLWLLLHPFVTSNILILCYTYANFSTDPFLSILFRGYRATKQAYVFSIMDSMIYGNWFYNVTITTIFPIWILFWNILCTNSVIST